Proteins encoded by one window of Chondromyces crocatus:
- a CDS encoding RidA family protein produces MSSRLTFVQPEGWPRPKGYVNGVVTRGRTLHVSGQVGWNAQGEFVAKDLPGQFAQALDNVLAVVRAAGGKPEDVARMTVYVTDLDAYRSGLREVGAAWKERFGRHFPAMALLGVAGLVEREAVVEIEAVASLDDEAGPETT; encoded by the coding sequence ATGAGCAGCCGATTGACGTTCGTTCAGCCCGAGGGCTGGCCCAGGCCGAAGGGGTATGTGAACGGGGTGGTGACGCGCGGGCGGACGCTCCACGTGTCCGGCCAGGTGGGCTGGAACGCGCAGGGCGAGTTCGTGGCGAAGGATCTGCCAGGGCAGTTCGCGCAAGCGCTCGACAACGTGCTCGCGGTGGTGCGCGCGGCCGGCGGGAAGCCGGAGGACGTGGCGCGGATGACGGTGTACGTGACCGATCTCGACGCGTACCGGAGCGGGTTGCGCGAGGTGGGCGCGGCCTGGAAGGAGCGCTTCGGGCGGCACTTCCCGGCGATGGCGCTGCTCGGGGTGGCGGGGCTGGTGGAGCGCGAGGCGGTGGTGGAGATCGAAGCCGTCGCGTCCCTCGACGACGAGGCCGGCCCGGAGACGACGTGA
- a CDS encoding SDR family NAD(P)-dependent oxidoreductase, with amino-acid sequence MSIEGKTALVTGGGRGIGRAVAEWLAREGARVAVAGRTVSELAEVSEAVKGIPVQLDVGDRAAIRAAVPRVLEQLGHVDILVNNAGIAESAPFQETPDEAWDRMFAVNVTGAFALCQALIPPMIARGWGRVVNVVSNAGLTGYAYSSGYCASKHAIIGMSKAIALEIARTPVTINCLCPGWVETRMSDEAVTRIEQKTGRSREEARKALTSMSPQRRMVQPDEVAAMVAMLCSHEARSIHGQAIPIDGGQVMT; translated from the coding sequence ATGTCGATCGAGGGCAAGACGGCGCTGGTGACGGGCGGCGGTCGTGGCATCGGTCGGGCCGTCGCCGAGTGGCTCGCGCGCGAGGGAGCGCGGGTGGCAGTCGCCGGGCGCACGGTGTCGGAACTCGCCGAGGTGAGCGAGGCGGTGAAGGGGATCCCCGTCCAGCTCGATGTGGGAGATCGGGCGGCGATCCGGGCGGCGGTGCCGCGGGTGCTGGAGCAGCTCGGGCACGTCGACATCCTGGTGAACAACGCGGGAATCGCGGAGAGCGCGCCATTCCAGGAAACGCCGGACGAGGCGTGGGACCGGATGTTCGCGGTCAACGTGACGGGGGCATTCGCGCTGTGCCAGGCGCTGATCCCGCCGATGATCGCACGTGGCTGGGGACGGGTGGTGAATGTGGTCTCCAATGCGGGGCTCACCGGGTATGCGTATTCGAGCGGCTACTGCGCGTCGAAGCACGCGATCATCGGAATGAGCAAGGCGATTGCACTGGAGATCGCGCGCACGCCGGTGACCATCAACTGCCTCTGCCCGGGCTGGGTGGAGACCCGGATGTCGGACGAGGCGGTGACGCGCATCGAGCAGAAGACGGGCCGCTCACGCGAAGAGGCGCGGAAGGCGCTGACCTCGATGTCGCCGCAGCGCCGGATGGTGCAGCCCGACGAGGTGGCGGCGATGGTGGCGATGCTCTGCTCGCACGAGGCGCGCAGCATCCACGGTCAGGCGATTCCCATCGACGGCGGACAGGTGATGACATGA
- a CDS encoding DISARM system SNF2-like helicase DrmD has protein sequence MSSQPPSPLDALASREHLIELGTHHVQSDAETLGTIDTLDSPRHFAAYFHAIAWNFVTATRADLFQAPFRLGLELLDHQLTPLAKALSLPRANLLLADDAGLGKTIEAGLIMQELELRQRIAGVLVVCPAARCLHWRKEMERRFGQRFEIMGRAFVARCRQERGVDVNPWSTHDHVIVSYQTLRRPEVREPLLAHLDGRAKKGLLVLDEAHIAAPAWASQYAVDTPITRMIRDALGPRFDDRLFLSATPHNGHANSFSALLAMLDPRRFTRGVPIEAGSKALSAVLVRRLKSDLHHAGKDGFPARTVVRIALQREGDTFHARHIEATPGAAEKRVADVSLGESEAPEIVLARLLAEYADSMRPKRGRGQGVFIKLQRRLLSSIEAFHRALEAHEAAIAVATDAPRPPEGPTRDLRQRMFDLSRAHRHRPDLKVLALLHWIRAEQCAAVALPGVSGSANERPRGTWSDRRVILCTEYGDTLRYLQRALGAAVEGTDRGDERIAVFHSGMRDGARADVQRAFNGDPAEHPVRILIATDAGREGLDLQERCADLFHVDVPWSPARVEQRNRRIDRIGQRAPQVRCHHFVQPERFEDAVLDRIVRSAGPLGAELGSLSEVVTTHMERVLSRGIDRTTAAALDDAERYPEHAETTRRELETQRADLATIERDIDEARRSLEHAREAFAFRGERLRDVIDVGLELSGAPPLTPLDDEREGEAVYALPTLPASFDPLLDSLRRPRRRGEAESAWRECLPRPVVFEALSRMDDGRVHLHLHHPFVQRILGRFLAQGSSAHDLSRVTLVPDDGSDEPRVIAFGRFSLFGPGDTRLHDERVAVAAPFRETRDGDHLVPSTTDEDRRAVERLLRLLTRTTSLPPAPEALTSQLAKGAAKDFATLWPHVHREASARAQAATQRLQARGAREADELRQLLRDQREAIQRQLGHQLDLFFQLDGDSLTRQYEQLESERADMKRRLERIEDEIEREPADLEGLYEVSLTRLTPVGLVYLWPTTRL, from the coding sequence ATGTCCTCGCAGCCCCCCTCGCCTCTCGATGCGCTGGCCTCCCGCGAACACCTCATCGAGCTCGGCACCCACCACGTCCAGTCCGACGCCGAGACACTCGGCACCATCGACACGCTCGACTCACCTCGCCACTTCGCGGCGTATTTCCACGCCATTGCGTGGAACTTCGTCACGGCAACCCGCGCCGATCTCTTCCAGGCCCCGTTTCGCCTGGGTCTCGAACTCCTCGACCACCAGCTCACGCCGCTCGCGAAGGCCCTCTCGCTCCCTCGCGCCAACCTCCTCCTGGCCGACGACGCGGGCCTCGGAAAGACCATCGAGGCCGGCCTGATCATGCAAGAGCTGGAGCTTCGCCAGCGCATCGCCGGCGTGCTCGTCGTCTGCCCCGCCGCGCGCTGCCTCCACTGGCGCAAGGAGATGGAGAGGCGCTTCGGCCAGCGCTTCGAGATCATGGGACGCGCGTTCGTCGCCCGGTGCCGCCAGGAGCGCGGCGTCGACGTCAACCCGTGGAGCACGCACGATCACGTCATCGTCTCCTACCAGACCCTCCGCCGCCCCGAGGTCCGCGAGCCGCTCCTCGCCCACCTGGACGGCCGCGCGAAGAAGGGCCTCCTCGTCCTCGACGAAGCCCACATCGCCGCCCCCGCCTGGGCAAGCCAGTACGCCGTCGACACGCCCATCACCCGCATGATCCGTGACGCGCTGGGCCCGCGCTTCGACGACCGCCTCTTCCTCTCGGCCACACCGCACAACGGTCACGCCAACAGCTTCAGCGCCCTCCTGGCGATGCTCGACCCTCGGCGCTTCACGCGCGGCGTTCCCATCGAGGCCGGCTCGAAGGCCCTCTCTGCGGTGCTGGTCCGCAGGTTGAAGAGCGACCTCCACCACGCCGGCAAGGACGGCTTCCCCGCCCGGACCGTGGTCCGGATCGCCCTCCAGCGCGAAGGCGACACCTTCCATGCCCGGCACATCGAGGCCACCCCGGGCGCGGCGGAGAAGCGCGTGGCCGACGTCTCGCTGGGCGAGAGCGAAGCCCCCGAGATCGTGCTGGCACGCCTCCTCGCCGAGTACGCCGACTCCATGAGGCCGAAGCGAGGTCGTGGGCAGGGCGTCTTCATCAAGCTCCAGAGACGCCTTCTCTCCAGCATCGAGGCGTTCCACCGCGCTCTCGAAGCCCATGAGGCCGCCATCGCCGTCGCCACCGACGCCCCGAGGCCCCCCGAGGGCCCCACACGAGACCTCCGCCAGCGCATGTTCGACCTCTCCCGCGCGCACCGCCATCGCCCCGACCTGAAGGTGCTCGCGCTGCTTCACTGGATCCGCGCCGAGCAGTGCGCGGCCGTCGCGCTCCCGGGCGTGAGCGGAAGCGCGAACGAGCGCCCCCGCGGCACCTGGAGCGACCGCCGCGTCATCCTCTGCACCGAGTACGGCGACACGCTGCGCTACCTGCAGCGCGCACTCGGCGCAGCCGTCGAGGGCACGGACCGCGGCGACGAGCGCATCGCCGTCTTTCACAGCGGGATGCGCGACGGTGCCCGCGCTGACGTCCAGCGCGCCTTCAACGGCGACCCTGCCGAGCACCCGGTGCGCATCCTCATCGCCACCGATGCCGGCCGCGAAGGGCTCGACCTCCAGGAGCGCTGCGCGGACCTCTTCCACGTCGATGTACCGTGGAGCCCTGCTCGCGTGGAGCAGCGCAACCGCCGCATCGACCGCATCGGTCAGCGCGCACCGCAGGTCCGCTGCCACCATTTCGTCCAACCCGAGCGCTTCGAGGACGCCGTGCTGGACAGGATCGTCCGCAGCGCTGGCCCCCTCGGCGCCGAGCTGGGCAGCCTGAGCGAGGTCGTCACGACGCACATGGAGCGCGTCCTCTCCCGAGGCATCGACCGCACCACCGCCGCCGCGCTCGACGATGCCGAGCGCTACCCCGAGCACGCCGAGACCACGCGCCGCGAGCTGGAGACGCAGCGCGCCGATCTCGCCACCATCGAGCGCGACATCGACGAGGCCCGTCGCAGCCTCGAACACGCCCGCGAAGCCTTCGCCTTCCGTGGAGAGCGCCTCCGCGACGTCATCGATGTCGGCCTCGAACTCTCCGGCGCTCCGCCCCTCACCCCCCTCGACGACGAACGCGAAGGCGAGGCCGTCTACGCGCTCCCCACCTTGCCGGCGAGCTTCGACCCCCTCCTCGACAGCCTTCGTCGCCCGCGCCGCCGTGGCGAAGCCGAGAGCGCGTGGCGTGAGTGCCTGCCCCGGCCCGTCGTGTTCGAAGCCCTCTCCCGCATGGACGACGGGCGCGTCCACCTCCATCTCCACCATCCCTTCGTCCAGCGCATCCTCGGCCGCTTTCTCGCCCAGGGCTCCAGCGCTCACGATCTCTCCCGCGTCACCCTCGTCCCTGACGATGGCTCCGACGAACCGCGCGTCATCGCCTTCGGTCGTTTCTCCCTCTTCGGCCCTGGCGACACCCGCCTCCACGACGAGCGTGTCGCCGTCGCCGCCCCCTTCCGGGAGACGCGGGACGGCGACCACCTCGTCCCCAGCACCACGGACGAGGATCGTCGCGCCGTCGAGCGCCTTCTGCGCCTTCTGACCCGCACCACCAGCTTGCCCCCCGCGCCCGAAGCCCTCACGAGCCAGCTCGCGAAGGGCGCCGCCAAGGACTTCGCCACCCTCTGGCCCCATGTACACCGCGAGGCCAGCGCCCGCGCCCAGGCAGCCACGCAGCGCCTCCAGGCGCGCGGCGCCAGAGAAGCCGACGAGCTCCGACAGCTTCTCCGAGACCAGCGGGAGGCGATTCAGCGACAGCTCGGCCACCAGCTCGACCTCTTCTTCCAGCTCGACGGCGACTCGCTCACCCGTCAATACGAGCAGCTCGAGAGCGAACGCGCCGACATGAAGCGACGCCTCGAGCGCATCGAAGACGAGATCGAACGCGAGCCCGCCGACCTCGAAGGCCTCTACGAGGTGAGCCTCACCCGCCTCACCCCGGTGGGCCTGGTGTACCTGTGGCCGACGACGCGCCTGTAG